The sequence below is a genomic window from candidate division WOR-3 bacterium.
AACCTTTTGTTTTGCGTCCTGTTCTTCCGAGATTTGCTCGTCTTGGAGACAGTTTCAAGGGAGGAGTTGCAATCACGAATTCTACAGAGGCAGAAGGCTCTGTTAAGGTTTCTGCTGAAATAGGAGGGAACTCGTTAATATTCAAACAGGATGAACCATTGATAAAAGAAATCTCTTTAAAGCCAGGACAATCAAAATCGGTTCTTTTCCCCTTTGAGGCAGTTAAGAAAGGGGAAGCAATTTTAAAGTTTACAGCCTATTTTACCGGAACTTTTGGTGGAAAGGAAATAAAAGAGTCTGATGCGGTTGAGACAAAACTCGAAGTTCAGGAATTGCTAACAACTGAGACTGTAGTAGCTGTTGGAGAAACAAAAGATAAAGTAGAGGAGGCAATAAAAGTGGATGGGAGTGTTCGAAAAGATATGGGTGGTCTTGAGATAACTCTTTCAAGCACAGCTCTTGCTAATATAGGAGAAGGAGCAAAATATCTTGTTGAGTATCCCTATGGATGTTTAGAACAGACTTCAAGTAAACTCCTTGCTTTAATTATGCTTAAATATCTCTCTGATAAATATGGATTTGAGCTTAAGGCAGTGAAACCAGTAGATAGAGTAATAGAGGCAAACATAAGAAAAATTCTTTTGATGCAAAATTCGGACGGAGGGTTTAAATTCTGGCCAACAAGTCATGAATCGGATTGTTACCTTTCTCCTTATGTTGCTTATCTTTTCAAAAGGTCAGAGGAATTGGGATACAAGATTCCGAGTGAGGTAAAGGAAAGTCTCCTCAAATTTTTTGAATATACCTTGAGAAATCCCTGTTATACTTTCTATTCCTGGCAATCTCTTGCAGAATACAGAATTAACATCTTGCTTGGTATGCATTACCTTGGGAAAACCGATGAGACTTACTTTGAGGAATACTTCAATCGAAGAAAGGAATTAAGTTTTGGAGCGCAAATTTCTCTTGCTTATCTCCTTTATAAATCGGGAAGATGGGGAAGGGAAGCAAAAATACTCTTGAAAGAGATCAAAAATGGAATATTCGTTACAGCACAAACCGCTCATTTCGAAACTCCGAAAGACTTACCTCCTTCATGGTTATTTATGTCTTCTCCTGTAATAACGACCTCCGAGGCTATAAAGTTATTTCTCGAAATGGAACCTGAAAGTGAATTCATTTCCAAATTTGCCCGTTATATTCTAAATGCAAGGAAAAATGGAAAATGGAGATACACCTACGAAAATGCAAAAGCAATTGATGGGCTTGTTGAAATTTCTCTTAAGAGGGAAACAAAGCCTCCAAAATACTCGGCTGATGTTTTTCTTGCAGGAGAAAAGGTTCTATCGCATATGTTCAAAAGCTATCAGTATAAACCTTTTGAGGAATTTGTTCCCATATCGAAAATACCTTCTGGGCTTAATAAGATTATCCTTTCCAAGAAAGGGGTAGGATATCTCTATTATGTTCTTTCTTACTCTTATAGATTAAAAGGGACTCAGAGCTCACGAAATGAAGGTCTTACGATAAAAAGAACTGTGAGAAATTTAAATACAGGCACACTTATTGGTGAATATAAGAAAGAACCTCTTCCGATGGTTAAAGTAAAAACTGGGGATATCCTTGAAGTGGAGCTTGAATTCAAAGTGCCACAGACTTCTTACCATCTCGTAATTGATGATCCATTACCTTCAGGCCTTGAGGTGATTGATGCTTCACTAAAGACAACCTCCATAAGATACAATATTAAATCGCAAGGAACAGTTACAAGAGGAGGTTCCTGGAATCCGATAAATCATACGGAGTTGCGAGATGACAGAGTTGCACTTTTTGCGGACGAAGTAAGACCAGGGATATATAAATATAAATATCTACTCCGTGCCACCACTTCCGGTTATTTTCTCTGGCCATTTGCAAAAGTTAGTTTAATGTATGAACCTGAACAATTCGGGACTTGTAGCGAGGGATTTATAGAAGTAGTGGGTGAATGAAGTTAGGATATAGGGAAAATTACCTAGATATAGATTTTAGATCTATTTTTGAAAGGGATGGCTTTTAGAACTATAAATAAGAGAAAATTACAGTTGATTATTCTTGGATGTATACTTGCTATAATTTTTGGCTTTCGTTTTACCCCTTTACTTATTCCCATTAGAGAAGAAGACCTCAAGAGAAAAAGTTTCCATTCCGTGAGATTCTATGATAGAAACGGGAAATTGTTGCAAGAAGTTCTATCAGAGAATTCGACTCACTCGGTTTCTGTTGATTTAGATAAGGTTTCGCCTTATTTTATTCAGGCAATTATAGCTTCTGAAGATAAAAATTTCTACTATCATAACGGTGTTGATTATAAGGCGATATTTAGAGCGTTCTTACAAAATCTAAAGGCGAAAAAAGTGGTTTCTGGTGCTTCAACTATAACACTTCAACTCGCAAGGATGGTTAGACCTGGGAAGAGAACTTTCCTTAAAAAGATAAAAGAAGCATACTTTGCTTATCGCCTTGAGGCGGGATTAAGTAAAGAAAAAATCCTTGAGGCTTACGTAAATAGAATTCCTATGGGTGGAAATTTGTACGGTGTTGAAGCAGGTTCCAAAGCATATTTTGGTATTTCGTCTTCAGATTTAACTCTTGCCCAGGCTAGTTTTTTAGCTTCTATTCCCAATTCACCAACCCGCCTTAATCCTTATAAAAATTTGGAAGAAATAAGAAGAAGACAGAGATACATTCTTGAAAAAATGGCAAAAGGAGGGCTGATAGAGGAAGAAAGAATAGAAAGAGTCCTTAAAGAAGATATTTCTTTATTGCCTCAAACAGCATCTTTTGCCGCGCCACATTTTGTTTTTACACTCCTAAAAGATCTACCAGAAGAAGTTCAAAATGTCAGAGTCCCGATTGATCTTGAATTGCAAAAAATGGTTCAGGAACAGGTAAATAGAGTGATAAAGGCCCTTTCTCCTTTTAATGTAACTAATGCGGCTGTTATTCTACTTGACAACTTTACCGGTGAAGTTCTTGCCTATGTCGGTTCTGCAGATTTTTTTGATACAGAACACAATGGAGAATACGATGCTGTCCGGGCCCTTCGTCAACCTGGCTCTACATTAAAACCTTTTTTATATCTTCTTGCCTTTGAAGATGGTTTTACACCTGCCACAGTAGTTTCGGACATTCCAACTCACTACAGGATGCCAACAGGGATATACAGCCCCAAGAATTATTCTAAGGAATTTTATGGACCAATTAGAGTTCGTGAAGCCTTAGCAAATTCTCTAAATGTTCCTGCTACGAGAATTCTTGTAAAAGTGGGAATAGATAGATTTTTAAATCGCTTAAAGGAATACGAATTCAATTCTCTGGATAAAGATGCAGATTACTATGGTGTTGGTCTTGTTCTTGGAGGGGGGGAGGTTTCTCTATTTGAACTTGGAAGGGCTTATATGTGTCTTGCTAGACTTGGAAGTTTTATACCTATTAAAGAAATTCTTGAAATAGATGGAGAAGAAAAAAAATACCCTGAAAGTAATAAAATTATCTCTCGACCAGAATTGAATTATTTGATAGCTGATATCTTAAGCGATAAATTTGCAAGGACCTCTGAATTTGGTTTTAATTCTGTGCTGAATTTCCCATTTCCCTGTGCTGTAAAGACAGGAACTTCTTTTCGTTTCTGCGACAACTGGACTGTTGGCTTTACCGAAGATTATACTTTGGCTGTTTGGGTTGGTAATTTTGACCATACTCCGATGCAAAAAGTCTCAGGAGTTTCAGGAGCAGGCCCTCTTTTTGCAAATATTATGTATCTCCTTTACAGTAGAAAAGATTTTCCTGAAAAAAAACCTTTACCTGAGGAACTTACTAGAGTTAAAATCTGTCCTCTTTCTGGTAAGAAACCAACTCATTATTGTCCGTCTGTGGTTGAAGAAATAATCCCTATAGAGAATCTTATTGCGTATTACAAAGACAGTTGTGATATGCACAGTTTTGATAAAGGGAAAGTTTACACTGTTTTACCTGGTAAATACAAAGAATGGGTAGAGGGTTTTGAGGCAAAGAATACCTCAAATAAAATCATAGAGGAGGAAAGATTTAAAATAGTCCATCCCAAGGATGGAGCAATCTTTTACCGATTATCCAATGTAAAGCCTGAATATCAGTCCATAAAAATAGAACTTACAACCACAGAAGAAGGAAAAGTTCACTGGTTTTTAAACGGAAAACCATTAAAAGAAACCACTGGAGAACACAGCTTTCTCTGGCAGATAAAGCCTGGAAATTATTGCCTTCAGGCAGTATCAGATAAGGATAAAGATTTGTCAAGTCAGGTTAATTTTATTGTTAAATGAAAATACTTTCTTTAAGAAAAAGTTTTATTCTGAAAATAAATTTCTTAAAGAGCTCATCTTTAATGAACTGTATTTCTCAATAATAAAGTCGGCTTTTTTTAGATTCTGATTTCCTGAGTTTGGATTTTTAAATCCAATACATTTCATTCCCGCAGCTTTTGCAGCTTTAACTCCATTTTCCGAGTCTTCGATTACAACGCAATTTGCGGGTTCAACTTTCAAACGCTCTGCCGCTTTTAAAAAGATGTCTGGTGCAGGTTTACTTCTTTTCAATTCTTCACCCCCCACAATAGCAGAAAAATATTGACTTATTTTAAGTTTGTTTATTACAAGTTCAATCACTTCTTTTGGAGAAGAAGAGGCAATCGCCATTTTTATATTTGCTTTTTTGAGCCTTGAAAGCAAACTCACAACTCCTTCAATTCCTTCTATCTTTTCGTTCTTGATATAATTGATGTTCCCACTAACCTGCATATTGACGAGTTCTGAAACTGCTTGCGGTAGGTTGTATTTTCTCTTTATTTTACTCCACATATATTCGTGACTGGTTCCTATATAACTTTCGTATTCCTTTTCACTCATATTTATTCCAAGATGGGCAAAAATTTTTTTATTTACCTCATAGTGAAAAGGTTCGCTGTCTATTATAACACCATCTAAATCGAAAATCACGGCTTTTAACATAAATACATCTTATTTAAAATTTTGAAAACTTCAAGAGTCGTCAAAATTGACGGATTTTCCAAAATTGTCGAAAAGATGGTTTGTAGGATATAATATTGAGGTATTTTATCTTCTTGGGATTCAAGGTCATATTGCTTTAAAAAATTTATTTTATAAAAATGGAACAGAACTTGTATATTAAGATAAAAAAGGAGTAAGTATGGAAAGAGTTGAATTTATAAAAAAAAGAAAGGAGGTAAATTATGAAGAGGTTATTGTTGTTACTTACAGTGTTTAGTCCAATTTGGTTCCTTAGAGCTGCGGAGGTTGAACTTTTGGAAGATGAAGTTGCCATTGAAGGTGAAGTTATAGAGATAGAGGAAGTTTTGTCGCCTGAAAGTGAAGTTAGAACATTACAAGCGAAGATAAGAACGCAGGATGAGGAAATGGTTGAGGCTCATCTTGGTCCAGGATGGTTTTTAAATGAAGAGTTGGTAGTAGGGGAAAGGGTAAGGCTTTATGGGAAATTTGAAGGTTACAGGTTGAAAGTGCGAATAATGATAAAGAATGAACATAGATATGCTTTTAGAAATGAGAGATACGAGCCTCTCTGGGTAAGAACGAGACTTCATGAGAGGAGATACGTATACGATCCGAGAAAAGAGAAAAAGATTAAGGGAAAAATAGAATTTTTGTATATTGATGGAAAAGCTCTTAAATTCGAAGCTTTAATAAGAGTTAAGGAAAGAGAAAGAGTGAGAGTTCAACTTGGGCCAGAGTGGTTCTTGCGAAATAAAATTAGATGTGGAGATGAGATAGAAGTAAGAGGTTCTGAAGTTGATTTTGACGGGGGGAAATTATTGCTTGTTAGAGAAATGAGAAACCTTAGAAATAGGGAAGAAGTGACTCTTAGAAATAGGGAAGGTTTTCCAGAATGGGTGGGGGAGGAACTCCGTAATAGAGTTAGAACTCAGGAAAGAGAAGGAAGCAGGGTAGGGGAAATGCAGAAGAAGAGAACGGAAGAGAAAATACATAAAGGAAAGGGAAAATAAAATGGGTAGGAGAATAAGTGATAAAGTGGTAGGAGCAATTATGTTGCTCCTACCACTTACTTTGTTTGGGAAGGTTGGCTTATTAATCTCTAA
It includes:
- the pbpC gene encoding penicillin-binding protein 1C → MAFRTINKRKLQLIILGCILAIIFGFRFTPLLIPIREEDLKRKSFHSVRFYDRNGKLLQEVLSENSTHSVSVDLDKVSPYFIQAIIASEDKNFYYHNGVDYKAIFRAFLQNLKAKKVVSGASTITLQLARMVRPGKRTFLKKIKEAYFAYRLEAGLSKEKILEAYVNRIPMGGNLYGVEAGSKAYFGISSSDLTLAQASFLASIPNSPTRLNPYKNLEEIRRRQRYILEKMAKGGLIEEERIERVLKEDISLLPQTASFAAPHFVFTLLKDLPEEVQNVRVPIDLELQKMVQEQVNRVIKALSPFNVTNAAVILLDNFTGEVLAYVGSADFFDTEHNGEYDAVRALRQPGSTLKPFLYLLAFEDGFTPATVVSDIPTHYRMPTGIYSPKNYSKEFYGPIRVREALANSLNVPATRILVKVGIDRFLNRLKEYEFNSLDKDADYYGVGLVLGGGEVSLFELGRAYMCLARLGSFIPIKEILEIDGEEKKYPESNKIISRPELNYLIADILSDKFARTSEFGFNSVLNFPFPCAVKTGTSFRFCDNWTVGFTEDYTLAVWVGNFDHTPMQKVSGVSGAGPLFANIMYLLYSRKDFPEKKPLPEELTRVKICPLSGKKPTHYCPSVVEEIIPIENLIAYYKDSCDMHSFDKGKVYTVLPGKYKEWVEGFEAKNTSNKIIEEERFKIVHPKDGAIFYRLSNVKPEYQSIKIELTTTEEGKVHWFLNGKPLKETTGEHSFLWQIKPGNYCLQAVSDKDKDLSSQVNFIVK
- a CDS encoding HAD family phosphatase, producing MLKAVIFDLDGVIIDSEPFHYEVNKKIFAHLGINMSEKEYESYIGTSHEYMWSKIKRKYNLPQAVSELVNMQVSGNINYIKNEKIEGIEGVVSLLSRLKKANIKMAIASSSPKEVIELVINKLKISQYFSAIVGGEELKRSKPAPDIFLKAAERLKVEPANCVVIEDSENGVKAAKAAGMKCIGFKNPNSGNQNLKKADFIIEKYSSLKMSSLRNLFSE